A window of Proteus columbae contains these coding sequences:
- a CDS encoding PTS sugar transporter subunit IIA, whose product MLKTLLTPDVVQVVPNVIDWRDAVKVACQPLIDKGCIEPRYIDAIYKSHEKIGPYYVLGPGIAMPHARPEDGVNQLSLALTIVEQGVEFGADENDPVKLLIVLAATDNDSHINAIVKLAELFDNDADIQKLFNAKSKADVLAVINNY is encoded by the coding sequence ATGCTTAAAACGTTATTAACGCCCGATGTGGTGCAAGTGGTTCCAAACGTTATCGATTGGAGAGATGCAGTCAAAGTGGCATGTCAGCCATTGATTGATAAAGGTTGTATTGAACCTCGTTATATCGATGCAATTTACAAATCACACGAAAAAATAGGGCCATATTATGTTTTAGGCCCCGGTATTGCGATGCCTCATGCTCGTCCTGAAGATGGTGTTAATCAACTTTCTCTTGCATTAACGATTGTTGAGCAAGGTGTTGAATTTGGTGCTGATGAAAACGATCCGGTGAAATTACTGATTGTTTTGGCTGCAACAGATAACGATAGTCATATTAATGCCATTGTGAAATTAGCCGAACTTTTTGATAACGATGCAGATATTCAAAAGCTATTTAATGCGAAAAGCAAAGCGGATGTATTAGCCGTTATCAACAATTATTAA
- a CDS encoding LacI family DNA-binding transcriptional regulator: MIKTRKRRNTGRVTLQDVAKHAGVGSMTVSRALRTPELVSDKLREKVNQAVEELGYIPNASAGALASAQSHIIAVLLPSFTDRASADFMQSLQQILNRHQYQILVGCYEHQPHKASDVINMLLQSNPAALVVFGSQLSPTHFLHISNANVPVVSVASQPDEQAAISIDCSYEQAAYDLTNHLVTRGKRCIGYIGALQGQRLHHQQITGWSRALLKNYLNAEQSVTTPDPASMAYGRQALTEILLRQPELDAVICSHESIALGMIFECQRRLIKIPQDLAIACLEGSENSDQISPSLTSIRFDYHKMGKEAGKHLIALLQRLRDEDDNAIFEDTVINYAYRFELGQSTP; this comes from the coding sequence ATGATCAAAACACGTAAGCGCCGAAATACAGGTCGCGTCACATTACAAGATGTCGCTAAACATGCAGGAGTCGGATCGATGACCGTCTCTCGTGCATTGCGAACCCCTGAATTAGTTTCTGATAAGTTACGAGAAAAAGTTAATCAAGCAGTAGAGGAACTTGGCTATATTCCTAATGCCTCGGCAGGTGCTTTAGCTTCAGCACAAAGTCATATTATTGCGGTACTGTTGCCCTCCTTCACAGATAGGGCCAGTGCAGATTTTATGCAATCTTTACAACAAATACTCAATCGCCATCAATATCAAATTTTAGTGGGTTGCTATGAGCACCAACCTCACAAAGCCAGTGATGTGATTAATATGCTGTTGCAAAGTAATCCTGCCGCATTAGTTGTCTTTGGTTCACAGCTTAGCCCAACTCATTTTTTGCATATCAGTAATGCCAATGTGCCTGTTGTCAGCGTTGCCAGCCAACCAGATGAACAAGCCGCTATTAGTATTGATTGTTCTTATGAGCAAGCGGCATATGATTTAACAAACCATTTAGTCACCCGAGGAAAGCGTTGTATTGGCTATATTGGTGCGTTACAAGGACAACGCCTGCACCACCAGCAAATAACCGGTTGGTCACGAGCGTTACTCAAAAATTATTTAAATGCTGAGCAAAGTGTCACTACACCTGATCCCGCATCTATGGCATACGGTCGACAAGCATTAACAGAGATTTTATTGCGCCAACCCGAACTAGATGCGGTCATTTGTAGCCATGAGAGTATTGCACTAGGTATGATTTTTGAGTGTCAACGTCGATTAATTAAGATCCCACAAGATCTGGCTATCGCTTGTTTAGAAGGCTCTGAAAATAGTGATCAGATATCCCCTTCTCTCACATCAATTCGTTTTGATTATCACAAAATGGGAAAAGAGGCAGGAAAACATCTGATAGCACTTTTACAACGTTTAAGAGACGAAGATGATAACGCTATATTCGAAGATACCGTTATCAACTATGCTTATCGATTTGAGTTAGGGCAAAGCACCCCTTAG